From the genome of Nakamurella flavida, one region includes:
- a CDS encoding zinc-dependent metalloprotease, with protein MPADAIDWAAAVRAGHRVAPTGPAVGPAEAAAVVRDLREFSARAELAVRVTTRLGAELPVQDAEVVDRRGWITATAQGMELLTEPLSAKMSAALAKAGGKGGRRAPSAAGSQIGAVLGFLSGKVLGQYDPLGGDPDDPGRLLLVAPNIVKVERELEVDPTDFRLWVCLHESTHRLQFTAVPWLRDHFRAQVAAFADATETDLPDLLKRILEGVTARRRSSADPRSWVETIQTPAQRAVFDDLMGLMSLLEGHADFVMDAVGPDVVPSVEKIRAAFTVRRRKGQGPFDRILRSLLGMDMKTAQYVRGAAFVGAVVDRVGMDGFNTVWTSPQTLPTRAEITDPDAWVTRVLG; from the coding sequence ATGCCAGCTGACGCGATCGACTGGGCCGCCGCCGTGCGTGCCGGGCACCGGGTGGCACCGACCGGCCCGGCGGTCGGCCCGGCCGAGGCCGCGGCCGTCGTCCGCGATCTGCGGGAGTTCTCCGCGCGGGCCGAGCTGGCCGTCCGGGTCACCACCCGGCTCGGGGCCGAGCTGCCCGTGCAGGACGCCGAGGTGGTGGACCGGCGCGGCTGGATCACGGCCACGGCGCAGGGCATGGAGCTGCTGACCGAACCCCTCTCGGCCAAGATGTCCGCCGCGCTGGCCAAGGCCGGCGGCAAGGGGGGCCGACGGGCGCCGTCCGCGGCGGGCAGTCAGATCGGTGCGGTGCTCGGCTTCCTCTCCGGCAAGGTGCTCGGCCAGTACGACCCGCTCGGTGGCGACCCGGACGATCCCGGTCGGCTGCTGCTGGTCGCCCCGAACATCGTCAAGGTCGAGCGGGAGCTCGAGGTCGACCCGACCGACTTCCGGTTGTGGGTGTGTCTGCACGAGAGCACCCACCGCCTGCAGTTCACCGCCGTGCCCTGGCTGCGTGATCACTTCCGCGCGCAGGTGGCCGCGTTCGCCGACGCCACCGAGACCGATCTGCCGGACCTGCTCAAACGGATCCTCGAGGGCGTGACCGCGCGGCGGCGTTCGTCCGCCGATCCGCGGTCGTGGGTGGAGACCATCCAGACGCCGGCCCAGCGCGCGGTTTTCGACGACCTGATGGGCCTGATGAGCCTGCTCGAGGGGCACGCGGACTTCGTCATGGACGCGGTGGGCCCGGATGTCGTCCCGTCCGTGGAGAAGATCCGGGCGGCGTTCACCGTCCGCCGCCGCAAGGGTCAGGGCCCCTTCGACCGCATCCTGCGCTCGCTGCTCGGCATGGACATGAAGACGGCCCAGTACGTCAGGGGCGCCGCCTTCGTCGGCGCCGTGGTCGACCGGGTCGGCATGGACGGGTTCAACACCGTCTGGACCTCCCCGCAGACCCTGCCCACCCGGGCGGAGATCACCGACCCGGACGCCTGGGTCACCCGCGTCCTGGGCTGA
- the tilS gene encoding tRNA lysidine(34) synthetase TilS: protein MTPVDHPSGVDRAVRRWLDATLGPDDPVCVACSGGADSLALALAVRAVAGRRPTSAVTVDHGLQDGSADRARTTATVLRDMGYSAVDVRTVRVDGPGGPEAAARRARYAALAESVRPAGPAAAVLLAHTADDQAETVLLGLARGSGPRSLAGMRAWRPPWGRPLLGVRRADTERRCAEAGLTPWQDPHNLDPAYTRVRVRREVMPLLDEVLGGGVVAALARTAELTAQDTDALDELARARLSAHADPAAGASTGDGPVGGAVTIGCDRLVGEPTAVRRRMLRAWLADAGAGPLTHEHLTRVDALTRPGPAGSAVRVPPGLDVTRRAGRLVLTPVVTGHRPG from the coding sequence ATGACACCGGTCGATCACCCGTCCGGGGTGGACCGGGCCGTCCGGAGGTGGCTCGACGCCACCCTGGGCCCCGACGATCCGGTGTGCGTGGCCTGCTCCGGCGGAGCCGATTCCCTCGCGCTGGCTCTGGCCGTCCGCGCCGTCGCCGGCCGTCGCCCGACGAGCGCCGTGACCGTCGACCACGGTCTGCAGGACGGTTCGGCCGACCGGGCCCGAACGACCGCCACCGTGCTGCGCGACATGGGGTATTCCGCCGTGGACGTCCGCACCGTGCGGGTGGACGGGCCCGGGGGGCCGGAGGCCGCGGCGCGCCGGGCCCGGTACGCCGCCCTGGCCGAGAGCGTCCGGCCGGCCGGACCGGCGGCGGCCGTGCTCCTCGCGCACACCGCCGATGACCAGGCCGAGACGGTCCTGCTCGGTCTCGCCCGGGGTTCGGGACCCCGTTCGCTGGCCGGGATGCGGGCCTGGCGGCCGCCGTGGGGCCGTCCCCTGCTCGGGGTCCGTCGGGCGGACACCGAGCGCCGGTGCGCCGAGGCCGGGCTCACGCCCTGGCAGGACCCGCACAACCTCGACCCCGCGTACACCCGGGTGCGGGTGCGCCGCGAGGTCATGCCGCTGCTGGACGAGGTGCTGGGCGGAGGGGTCGTCGCGGCCCTGGCCCGGACGGCCGAGCTGACCGCACAGGACACCGATGCACTCGACGAGCTGGCCCGGGCCCGCCTGTCGGCGCACGCGGATCCCGCGGCGGGGGCGTCGACGGGGGACGGGCCGGTCGGCGGCGCGGTGACGATCGGGTGCGACCGGCTGGTCGGGGAGCCCACCGCCGTCCGTCGCCGGATGCTCCGGGCCTGGCTCGCCGACGCCGGTGCCGGGCCGCTGACCCACGAACACCTGACCCGGGTCGACGCGCTCACCCGGCCCGGCCCGGCCGGCAGTGCCGTCCGCGTGCCGCCGGGACTCGACGTGACCAGGCGGGCCGGGCGGCTCGTCCTGACGCCGGTCGTGACGGGCCACCGACCGGGGTGA
- the folE gene encoding GTP cyclohydrolase I FolE has translation MVSAHAVGVDSPHGPVGDPVSGVDLVRARAAVRELLLAIGEDPDRDGLLATPDRVARAYVEQFSGLSQNPDDVLDTTFDENHAEMVLVRDIELFSTCEHHLLPFFGKANVGYIPGRDGRVTGLSKLARLVDGYARRPQVQERLTTQIADALVRRLHPVGVIVVIEAEHLCMGMRGIRKPGAVTVTSAVRGAFKTEARTRAEAMSLITGR, from the coding sequence ATGGTCTCCGCGCACGCCGTGGGGGTCGACTCCCCCCACGGCCCGGTCGGAGACCCCGTGTCGGGCGTGGACCTGGTCCGCGCCCGGGCCGCCGTCCGTGAACTGCTGCTGGCCATCGGCGAGGACCCCGACCGGGACGGTCTGCTGGCCACCCCGGACCGGGTGGCCCGGGCGTACGTCGAGCAGTTCTCCGGCCTCTCCCAGAACCCCGACGACGTGCTGGACACGACGTTCGACGAGAACCACGCCGAGATGGTGCTGGTCCGCGACATCGAGCTGTTCTCCACCTGCGAACACCACCTGTTGCCGTTCTTCGGCAAGGCCAACGTCGGCTACATCCCCGGGCGCGACGGCCGGGTGACCGGGCTGTCCAAGCTGGCCCGGCTCGTCGACGGGTACGCCCGCCGACCGCAGGTCCAGGAACGGTTGACCACGCAGATCGCCGATGCCCTGGTCCGCCGGCTGCACCCGGTCGGCGTCATCGTGGTGATCGAGGCCGAGCATCTCTGCATGGGCATGCGGGGCATCCGCAAGCCCGGCGCGGTGACGGTCACCTCGGCCGTCCGGGGTGCGTTCAAGACCGAGGCGCGCACGCGGGCCGAGGCGATGAGCCTGATCACGGGCCGCTGA
- the dacB gene encoding D-alanyl-D-alanine carboxypeptidase/D-alanyl-D-alanine endopeptidase: protein MSVVASKRRTVVISVIVAAVLLIAAVTTVLLLNGSGGSDSTASSTTTVAEVPDPPVNAPAARIVPITGSDAVPTEAGVAAQLAGPLSNPELKQFTGIVVDAATGQTLWNTDAATPQLPASTAKLLTGAALLTSLDPDSRFTTRVVQGDQAGDVILIGGGDVTLSARAEGAATVTPGAASMADLAEQVKATGVPVQRIVLDTSYWSGPALADGWLTEDIGKGYLTRMSPLMVDGDRIDPATENSRRTGDPAVTAGKAFATFLGLPDVPLVPGTAPEGTAVLGEVQSQPMSVLLAQALENSDNILAEALARQVAIARGAPPSFAGASAATLEALGALGIDTIGVELSDGSGLSTSDRVPPAVMAQVVTLAVNGQVPALRSMLTGLPIAGATGSLKDRYLRPESNAAAGWVRAKTGSLDVTYALAGYVPDVDGRILVFSFNSNGVSGDAARWAQDAVAAALRGCGCR, encoded by the coding sequence GTGTCGGTGGTGGCGTCCAAGCGGCGGACCGTGGTGATCTCGGTGATCGTGGCCGCCGTGCTGCTGATCGCCGCGGTGACCACGGTGCTGCTGCTGAACGGATCCGGCGGGTCCGACTCGACCGCCTCCTCCACCACCACGGTGGCGGAGGTGCCGGACCCACCGGTGAACGCGCCCGCCGCGCGCATCGTGCCCATCACCGGTTCGGACGCGGTCCCGACCGAGGCGGGCGTGGCCGCCCAGTTGGCCGGCCCGCTGAGCAACCCGGAGCTGAAGCAGTTCACCGGCATCGTCGTGGACGCCGCCACCGGGCAGACCTTGTGGAACACCGACGCGGCGACGCCCCAGCTGCCGGCGTCCACGGCGAAGCTGCTGACCGGCGCCGCCCTGTTGACCTCGCTGGATCCGGACAGTCGGTTCACCACCCGCGTGGTGCAGGGTGACCAGGCCGGCGACGTCATCCTCATCGGCGGCGGGGACGTCACCCTGTCGGCCCGGGCCGAGGGCGCGGCCACCGTCACGCCGGGGGCGGCCTCGATGGCCGACCTGGCCGAGCAGGTCAAGGCCACCGGCGTGCCGGTGCAACGCATCGTGCTGGACACCTCCTACTGGTCGGGACCGGCGCTGGCCGACGGATGGCTCACCGAGGACATCGGCAAGGGGTACCTGACCCGGATGTCACCGCTCATGGTCGACGGCGACCGCATCGACCCGGCCACCGAGAACTCCCGCCGGACCGGCGATCCGGCTGTCACCGCGGGGAAGGCCTTCGCCACCTTCCTGGGGCTGCCGGACGTCCCGCTCGTGCCCGGGACCGCCCCGGAGGGAACCGCGGTGCTCGGCGAGGTGCAGTCGCAGCCGATGTCGGTCCTGCTCGCCCAGGCGCTGGAGAACTCGGACAACATCCTGGCCGAGGCCCTGGCCCGGCAGGTCGCCATCGCCCGCGGGGCACCGCCCAGCTTCGCCGGCGCGTCCGCGGCGACCCTCGAGGCGCTCGGGGCCCTGGGGATCGACACCATCGGGGTCGAGTTGTCGGACGGTTCCGGGCTGTCCACGTCCGATCGCGTTCCGCCGGCGGTCATGGCCCAGGTGGTGACCCTGGCGGTGAACGGTCAGGTCCCGGCCCTGCGCAGCATGCTCACCGGACTGCCCATCGCCGGCGCCACCGGGAGCCTGAAGGACCGGTACCTGCGGCCGGAGAGCAATGCCGCCGCCGGGTGGGTCCGGGCCAAGACGGGCTCGCTCGACGTCACCTACGCCCTGGCCGGTTACGTGCCCGATGTCGACGGCCGGATCCTGGTCTTCTCGTTCAACTCCAACGGGGTGAGCGGCGACGCAGCGCGGTGGGCGCAGGATGCGGTCGCCGCCGCCCTCCGGGGATGCGGCTGCCGCTGA
- the ftsH gene encoding ATP-dependent zinc metalloprotease FtsH, which yields MDRKRLLRSPLVWIGLVLVVYLTFSFLSDETRGYAQQPTSVALAQIQSGNVAEALIDDKEQRLRLTLNTPLDGATKIYTQYPYGAGDQIFSDVQAAKDAGRIGGNFDTTVTSESTLFSLLIYLIPVGLIILFLLWMMNNAQGGGNKVMSFGKSKAKLLTKDMPQTKFTDVAGADEAVEELDEIRDFLQNPGRYQALGAKIPKGVLLYGPPGTGKTLLARAVAGEAGVPFYTISGSDFVEMFVGVGASRVRDLFEQAKQNAPAIIFVDEIDAVGRHRGAGMGGGHDEREQTLNQLLVEMDGFEAKGGIILIAATNRPDILDPALLRPGRFDRQIPVGSPDLRGRQAVLAVHAKGKPFAADVDFLALAKRTVGMSGADLANVINEAALLTAREHGTIITDKALEESVDRVVGGPARKGKLISEKEKKITAYHEGGHALAAWAMPDLEPVYKVTIMPRGRTGGHALVVPEDDKGLMTRSEMIARLVMAMGGRAAEELVFAEPTTGASSDIAQATKIARAMVTEYGMSARLGAVKYGSGDDEPFLGRTYGHSPDYSIEVGSEIDGEVRALIEAAHTEAWAVLNHYRDVLDELAFALLEKETLERRDLEVIFSGIAKRPRITTFDQFGTRLPSDRPPIKTPGELAIERGEPWPPPVPEKVRPNVELPPTGVQPVPVGAGQSQQYGEWPVPGTTPGPGSNWTGGVLPGPLAPMPGWEQPQDPGNGAGQPTAPQYGGPNGYPPAPGASGWNGAGQNGAGQNGRPQYGDPQNGGGHNGGSGTNGHGSTPTGRTGPGPDGEPPLDPWAPPPSGPRR from the coding sequence ATGGATCGTAAGCGCCTGCTCCGCTCGCCACTGGTCTGGATCGGACTGGTGCTCGTCGTCTATCTGACGTTCTCCTTCCTCTCGGACGAGACACGCGGATACGCCCAGCAGCCCACCTCGGTGGCCCTGGCCCAGATCCAGTCGGGGAACGTCGCCGAGGCGCTGATCGACGACAAGGAGCAGCGGCTCCGCCTGACGTTGAACACCCCGCTCGACGGCGCGACCAAGATCTACACGCAGTACCCCTACGGCGCGGGCGACCAGATCTTCTCCGACGTCCAGGCGGCCAAGGACGCCGGACGCATCGGGGGCAACTTCGACACCACGGTGACGAGCGAGTCCACGCTGTTCTCGCTGCTCATCTACCTGATCCCGGTCGGGCTGATCATCCTGTTCCTGCTCTGGATGATGAACAACGCCCAGGGTGGCGGCAACAAGGTGATGTCGTTCGGCAAGTCCAAGGCCAAGCTGCTCACCAAGGACATGCCGCAGACGAAGTTCACCGATGTCGCCGGGGCCGACGAGGCCGTCGAGGAGCTCGACGAGATCCGGGACTTCCTGCAGAACCCCGGCCGCTACCAGGCCCTCGGTGCCAAGATCCCCAAGGGCGTGCTGCTGTACGGGCCCCCCGGAACCGGCAAGACGCTGCTCGCGCGGGCCGTCGCCGGTGAGGCCGGCGTGCCGTTCTACACGATCTCCGGGTCCGACTTCGTCGAGATGTTCGTCGGCGTCGGCGCCTCCCGTGTCCGTGACCTGTTCGAGCAGGCCAAGCAGAACGCCCCGGCGATCATCTTCGTCGACGAGATCGACGCCGTCGGCCGGCACCGTGGCGCCGGCATGGGCGGTGGCCACGACGAGCGGGAGCAGACGCTGAACCAGCTCCTGGTGGAGATGGACGGCTTCGAGGCCAAGGGCGGCATCATCCTCATCGCCGCCACCAACCGCCCGGACATCCTGGACCCGGCACTGCTGCGGCCCGGCCGGTTCGACCGGCAGATCCCCGTCGGTTCGCCCGATCTGCGCGGCCGGCAGGCCGTGCTGGCCGTGCACGCCAAGGGCAAGCCCTTCGCGGCCGACGTCGACTTCCTGGCCCTGGCCAAGCGGACCGTCGGCATGTCCGGCGCCGACCTGGCCAACGTCATCAACGAGGCGGCGCTGCTGACCGCCCGCGAACACGGCACGATCATCACCGACAAGGCGCTCGAGGAGTCCGTCGACCGCGTGGTCGGCGGGCCCGCCCGCAAGGGCAAGCTCATCTCCGAGAAGGAGAAGAAGATCACCGCTTACCACGAGGGCGGACACGCCCTCGCGGCCTGGGCGATGCCCGATCTGGAGCCGGTCTACAAGGTCACGATCATGCCGCGCGGTCGCACGGGCGGGCATGCGCTGGTCGTCCCCGAGGACGACAAGGGCCTGATGACGCGCTCGGAGATGATCGCCCGCCTGGTCATGGCCATGGGCGGTCGGGCCGCGGAGGAGCTGGTCTTCGCCGAGCCCACCACCGGGGCCTCGTCCGACATCGCCCAGGCCACCAAGATCGCCCGCGCGATGGTCACCGAGTACGGCATGTCCGCGCGCCTGGGTGCGGTGAAGTACGGCTCCGGCGACGACGAACCGTTCCTGGGTCGCACCTACGGTCACTCGCCGGACTACTCGATCGAGGTGGGCAGCGAGATCGACGGCGAGGTCCGTGCGCTCATCGAGGCCGCGCACACCGAGGCCTGGGCCGTGCTGAACCACTACCGGGACGTGCTCGACGAGCTGGCCTTCGCGCTCCTGGAGAAGGAGACGCTGGAGCGCCGCGATCTCGAGGTCATCTTCAGCGGGATCGCCAAGCGCCCGCGCATCACCACCTTCGACCAGTTCGGCACCCGGCTGCCGTCGGACCGCCCGCCCATCAAGACCCCGGGCGAGCTGGCCATCGAGCGCGGCGAGCCGTGGCCGCCGCCCGTGCCGGAGAAGGTGCGACCGAACGTCGAGCTGCCGCCCACCGGTGTGCAGCCGGTCCCGGTCGGCGCCGGTCAGTCCCAGCAGTACGGCGAGTGGCCGGTCCCCGGCACCACGCCGGGGCCCGGCTCGAACTGGACGGGTGGCGTGCTGCCCGGCCCGCTCGCGCCGATGCCCGGGTGGGAACAGCCGCAGGATCCGGGGAACGGGGCCGGTCAGCCGACCGCCCCCCAGTACGGCGGTCCGAACGGATACCCGCCCGCTCCCGGGGCGTCGGGATGGAACGGCGCCGGCCAGAACGGGGCCGGCCAGAACGGTCGTCCCCAGTACGGCGATCCCCAGAACGGTGGCGGCCACAACGGTGGCTCGGGTACGAACGGCCACGGCAGCACTCCGACGGGTCGGACGGGTCCTGGCCCGGACGGCGAGCCGCCGCTCGATCCGTGGGCGCCGCCGCCGAGCGGCCCCCGGCGGTGA
- a CDS encoding uridine kinase, with translation MAGHPDRLRVGIDGLAEAGAGELADRLAEVLRTRGRGVVRVDTSWWWRSAALRLEYGRQDVDMLLDGWVDAGALRREVLDPLGPGGSGEHLTRLRDPAADRSVRESRRPSPAGTVLVLDGPFLLTGALPLDLTVHLAVSPGRVRRILPPDRDWWAEAVERYARTGPADRADLVVSYDHPGAPAVAGTP, from the coding sequence GTGGCCGGACACCCGGACCGTTTGCGCGTCGGCATCGACGGACTCGCCGAGGCCGGGGCCGGGGAGCTGGCCGACCGGCTCGCCGAGGTGCTGCGCACCCGGGGGCGGGGTGTGGTGCGGGTCGACACCTCCTGGTGGTGGCGGTCGGCGGCGCTGCGCCTGGAGTACGGGCGGCAGGACGTCGACATGCTGCTGGACGGCTGGGTGGACGCCGGGGCCCTGCGCCGGGAGGTGCTGGACCCGCTGGGCCCCGGCGGGTCGGGGGAGCACCTGACCCGGTTGCGGGACCCGGCGGCCGACCGGTCGGTGCGGGAGAGTCGTCGGCCGTCCCCGGCGGGCACGGTGCTGGTGCTCGACGGCCCGTTCCTGCTGACCGGGGCACTGCCGCTGGACCTCACCGTGCATCTCGCCGTGTCGCCGGGCCGGGTCCGCCGGATCCTGCCGCCGGACCGCGACTGGTGGGCCGAGGCCGTCGAGCGGTACGCCCGGACCGGCCCGGCCGACCGGGCCGATCTGGTGGTGTCCTACGACCATCCCGGAGCCCCGGCGGTGGCGGGGACGCCCTGA
- a CDS encoding DUF445 domain-containing protein: MSTPAADPTAPRPEASRPSRARSRVTDLSPADQERRRRLNVMKAVATGALVFMAVLFVVAYLLQDRHPWLGYVRAMAEAGMVGALADWFAVTALFRRPMGLPIPHTAIIPNRKDAIGSSLSEFVATNFLSEDVVRAKLADFSVARRAGAFLSRRETAERVTAEMASAVRGLTTVLRDDQVAQLFESIALRKIADTKVGPPLGRIAGEVFARGDHHALVDFVVDRLHAWIRDNYTTVSRVVSERSPSWSPRFLDSMVSDRLYREVEAFALAVKTDPQHQMRLALDTFLAEFAQDLQDDPATIERAENIKDRILSNEQVRSLAASAWSSVKSALIEAAEDPDSTLRRSVTTSLQEFGVRLTEDAELGAKVDAWVADAAGYLARHHARGITGIIDETISRWDGQATSRKIELQVGRDLQFIRINGTVVGALAGLAIYTFAQLVLS; encoded by the coding sequence ATGAGCACCCCCGCCGCGGACCCGACCGCGCCCCGTCCGGAGGCGTCCCGGCCGTCCCGCGCCCGTTCCCGGGTCACCGATCTGAGCCCGGCCGACCAGGAGCGACGCCGCCGGCTGAACGTCATGAAGGCGGTGGCCACCGGGGCCCTGGTCTTCATGGCGGTGCTGTTCGTCGTCGCCTACCTGCTGCAGGACCGCCACCCGTGGCTCGGGTACGTCCGGGCCATGGCCGAGGCCGGCATGGTCGGCGCGCTGGCCGACTGGTTCGCCGTGACGGCGCTCTTCCGCCGACCGATGGGGTTGCCCATCCCGCACACGGCGATCATCCCGAACCGCAAGGACGCCATCGGCTCCTCGTTGTCGGAGTTCGTGGCCACCAACTTCCTGTCCGAGGACGTGGTGCGGGCCAAGCTCGCGGACTTCTCCGTGGCCCGCCGGGCGGGGGCGTTCCTGTCCCGGCGCGAGACCGCGGAACGGGTCACCGCCGAGATGGCCAGCGCGGTCCGCGGGCTGACCACGGTGCTGCGGGACGACCAGGTCGCCCAGCTCTTCGAGTCCATCGCGCTGCGCAAGATCGCCGACACCAAGGTCGGTCCGCCGCTCGGGCGCATCGCCGGGGAGGTCTTCGCACGCGGGGACCACCACGCCCTCGTCGACTTCGTCGTCGACCGGCTGCACGCCTGGATCCGGGACAACTACACGACGGTGTCCCGCGTGGTGTCCGAACGTTCCCCGTCGTGGTCGCCGCGCTTCCTGGACTCGATGGTCTCCGACCGGCTCTACCGGGAGGTGGAGGCCTTCGCCCTGGCCGTGAAGACCGACCCGCAGCACCAGATGCGCCTGGCCCTGGACACCTTCCTCGCCGAGTTCGCCCAGGACCTGCAGGACGACCCGGCGACCATCGAGCGCGCCGAGAACATCAAGGATCGCATCCTGAGCAACGAGCAGGTCCGTTCGCTCGCCGCCAGCGCCTGGTCGTCGGTCAAGTCGGCCCTGATCGAGGCGGCCGAGGACCCGGACTCCACCCTCCGGCGGTCGGTGACGACCTCCCTGCAGGAGTTCGGGGTCCGGCTGACCGAGGACGCCGAGCTGGGCGCCAAGGTGGACGCCTGGGTGGCGGACGCGGCCGGTTACCTGGCCCGGCACCACGCCCGGGGGATCACCGGGATCATCGACGAGACCATCTCCCGTTGGGACGGTCAGGCCACCAGTCGCAAGATCGAGCTGCAGGTCGGCCGGGATCTGCAGTTCATCCGCATCAACGGCACCGTCGTCGGCGCCCTGGCCGGACTGGCCATCTACACCTTCGCCCAGCTGGTGCTGTCCTGA
- a CDS encoding inorganic diphosphatase, with protein sequence MDFDVTIEIPKGSRNKYEVDHHSGRIRLDRTLFTSTQYPADYGFIDDTLGQDGDPLDALVLLTEPTFPGCLISARAIGMFRMTDEQGPDDKVLCVSANDPRQEHLQDIGDLPIFDRLEIQHFFEVYKDLEPGKSVEGANWVGRGDAETEIRISFDREKKRLAAEAAQKGHSEPTGHGNAVEAPSPGRDVTD encoded by the coding sequence GTGGACTTCGACGTGACCATCGAGATCCCGAAGGGGAGCCGCAACAAGTACGAGGTGGATCACCATTCGGGGCGGATCCGGCTCGACCGGACGCTCTTCACCTCGACGCAGTACCCGGCCGACTACGGGTTCATCGACGACACCCTCGGCCAGGACGGTGACCCGCTGGACGCCCTCGTCCTGCTCACCGAGCCGACCTTCCCCGGTTGCCTCATCTCGGCCCGGGCCATCGGGATGTTCCGGATGACCGACGAGCAGGGTCCGGACGACAAGGTGCTGTGCGTGTCGGCCAACGACCCGCGCCAGGAGCACCTGCAGGACATCGGCGACCTGCCGATCTTCGACCGGCTCGAGATCCAGCACTTCTTCGAGGTCTACAAGGACCTGGAGCCCGGCAAGAGCGTCGAGGGCGCGAACTGGGTCGGCCGCGGTGACGCGGAGACCGAGATCCGCATCTCCTTCGACCGCGAGAAGAAGCGCCTCGCCGCCGAGGCCGCCCAGAAGGGCCACAGCGAGCCGACCGGTCACGGCAACGCCGTCGAGGCGCCCAGCCCGGGTCGCGACGTCACCGACTGA
- the hpt gene encoding hypoxanthine phosphoribosyltransferase: MSAVLIDGATLQAKIAELAAAVAADHHLDTPPLLVCVLKGAVMFVTDFARALPIPAELEFMAVTSYGSATSSSGVVRILKDLDRDITGRRVIIVEDIIDSGLTLSWLLKNLATRGPAAIDVVALLRKPEAVKVDIEVDYVGFDIPNEFVVGYGLDYDERYRDLPFVGLLGEHMYR, translated from the coding sequence CTGTCCGCCGTCCTCATCGACGGCGCGACCCTGCAGGCGAAGATCGCCGAGCTGGCCGCCGCGGTGGCCGCCGACCACCACCTGGACACCCCGCCGCTGCTGGTCTGCGTCCTCAAGGGGGCGGTGATGTTCGTCACCGATTTCGCCCGGGCGCTGCCCATCCCGGCCGAGCTGGAGTTCATGGCGGTCACCTCGTACGGCTCGGCGACCTCGTCCTCGGGGGTGGTGCGGATCCTGAAGGACCTGGACCGCGACATCACCGGCCGCCGCGTGATCATCGTCGAGGACATCATCGACTCCGGTCTCACGCTCTCGTGGCTGCTGAAGAATCTCGCCACTCGCGGGCCGGCGGCCATCGACGTGGTCGCCCTGCTCCGGAAGCCCGAGGCGGTCAAGGTCGACATCGAGGTCGACTACGTCGGCTTCGACATCCCCAACGAGTTCGTCGTCGGCTACGGGCTCGACTACGACGAGCGCTACCGCGACCTGCCGTTCGTCGGCCTGCTCGGGGAGCACATGTACCGCTGA
- a CDS encoding DUF2516 family protein: protein MELVIPVIIAIEWVLAIGGALLGVFAVVDALSRRPDAYAAADKQTKGTWTGITVAAAVVLGLGIPGLFPPQSLLWLAGLVGSLVYLLDVRPRLREVQSGGRW, encoded by the coding sequence GTGGAACTCGTCATACCGGTGATCATCGCGATCGAATGGGTGCTGGCCATCGGCGGGGCGCTGCTGGGGGTCTTCGCGGTCGTCGACGCGTTGAGTCGTCGCCCGGACGCCTACGCGGCCGCGGACAAGCAGACCAAGGGCACCTGGACGGGGATCACCGTGGCTGCGGCCGTGGTGCTGGGTCTGGGTATCCCCGGGCTCTTCCCGCCCCAGTCGCTGCTGTGGCTGGCCGGCCTCGTCGGTTCCCTGGTCTATCTGCTCGACGTCCGCCCGCGACTCCGCGAGGTGCAGAGCGGTGGACGCTGGTAG